From Corallococcus macrosporus, the proteins below share one genomic window:
- a CDS encoding FtsB family cell division protein — protein MTSRRKLLMVAAVVAVALSLASVADAKGFRRYLRLRQDVEALDERNRSLAAQNDALRKEIAALRKDPATLEQSVREELGYVKPGEIVFHLESP, from the coding sequence ATGACGTCCCGGCGAAAGCTCCTGATGGTGGCGGCGGTGGTGGCGGTGGCCCTGAGCCTCGCTTCGGTGGCGGACGCCAAGGGCTTCCGTCGTTACCTGCGCCTGCGGCAGGACGTGGAGGCGCTCGACGAGCGCAACCGCTCGCTGGCCGCGCAGAACGACGCGCTTCGCAAGGAGATCGCGGCGCTGCGCAAGGACCCGGCGACGCTGGAGCAGTCGGTGCGTGAGGAGCTCGGCTACGTGAAGCCGGGCGAAATCGTCTTCCATCTGGAGTCGCCATGA